A stretch of Rhinoderma darwinii isolate aRhiDar2 chromosome 4, aRhiDar2.hap1, whole genome shotgun sequence DNA encodes these proteins:
- the LOC142761009 gene encoding uncharacterized protein LOC142761009, whose protein sequence is MYTKQLMFLKDIMDMRTTTDNLEDTAEETDVGESVAEAPAPNILPPSPEPTPQEPAPGQSERPVGSPAQERPVRARSRRLRAPQPSTSAQVDTRVLEYLRRAAEEDGNDAFGRSIVPLLRLVPMDLMGRLQASIVTLIDACRPPHNPHPCFTAIEQWRNTYMPPPTAQVPGQFHPVPHMARPHPYMRPMAPHFAGPTFQPPHQHHYAGQEQPTQLQVQHSGAEMQAYASPAQLYQHL, encoded by the exons atgtatacgaaacagctgatgttcctgaaggacatcatggatatgcgcac aaccaccgacaatttggaggatacagcagaggagactgacgtgggggagtctgtggccgaagcccctgctcccaatatcctgccacccagccccgagccgacaccccaggagcccgcaccaggccagtcagaacggccggttggctctccagcccaggagcggcccgtgcgagcccgcagtcggcgtcttcgtgccccacagccctccacatctgcccaggtggatacgcgggtactcGAGTATTTGaggcgagccgcagaggaggatggcaatgatgcctttggccgcagcattgtgcccctcctacgcctggtgccgatggaccttatgggccgtctgcaggcgtcgatcgtcacattgatcgacgcttgcagaccgccacacaatccccatccgtgtttcacggcaatcgagcagtggcgaaatacttacatgccgccacccacggcccaggtgcctggccaatttcaccctgttccccatatggcccgtccgcatccatacatgcgccctatggctccccactttgcggggcccacattccagccaccacatcagcaccactatgctggccaggaacaacctacccagctccaggtccagcatagtggtgctgaaatgcaggcatatgcctccccagcccaactataccaacacctctga